The Brenneria rubrifaciens genome has a window encoding:
- a CDS encoding NAD(P)H-binding protein: MAWLLFGAGQGVGACLLQRAIECEQQVVLVLRNAQQAEHWRGQGINVVQGDACDADVVAQACRQAGESAIVISTMGGGDVNYQGHRTVIDGAELAGIKRMLLVTSLGCGDSWPQLSARAKAAFGLAVREKSLAECWLQTSTLDHCIVRPGGLLDVVATHNAKLTQGAATLGLVSRQDVALVIDRLLQQPVFGNQIYNLIDPELELPAMA, from the coding sequence ATGGCGTGGCTACTTTTTGGAGCAGGTCAAGGGGTGGGAGCCTGTTTATTACAGCGCGCCATTGAGTGTGAACAGCAGGTCGTGTTGGTGCTGCGCAATGCTCAACAGGCCGAGCACTGGCGCGGGCAGGGAATCAATGTCGTGCAGGGGGATGCCTGTGATGCTGACGTCGTGGCGCAAGCCTGCCGACAGGCGGGGGAGTCCGCGATTGTGATCTCGACGATGGGAGGCGGCGACGTCAATTATCAGGGACACCGGACGGTAATTGACGGTGCGGAGCTGGCGGGCATCAAGCGCATGTTGCTGGTGACGTCACTGGGCTGCGGCGACAGTTGGCCGCAATTATCGGCGCGCGCGAAAGCGGCATTCGGTTTGGCCGTGCGTGAAAAATCACTGGCGGAATGCTGGTTGCAGACCAGTACGCTGGATCACTGCATTGTACGGCCCGGCGGCCTGCTGGATGTGGTTGCCACGCATAATGCCAAACTGACACAAGGGGCGGCCACGCTGGGTCTGGTGTCGCGACAGGACGTGGCGCTGGTGATCGATCGGCTTTTGCAGCAGCCGGTATTCGGCAATCAAATTTATAACCTCATCGATCCTGAACTAGAACTTCCCGCTATGGCATAA
- the hutW gene encoding heme anaerobic degradation radical SAM methyltransferase ChuW/HutW encodes MNIDLTPYYAQPGEQPFVSRRMAMPWRNHVPLSPEQIPASWQALKQQILPARKRLLYLHIPFCATHCTFCGFYQNKLRADSTEIYTRYLLQELAMEADSPLHQSAPIHAVYFGGGTPTALAAKELAQIISAIRTSLPLAPDCEITVEGRALDFDDERIDACLDAGANRFSIGIQTFDSRIRQRMARTSNKQQSIRFLERLCRHDRAAVVCDLMFGLPGQTPELWREDLAIVSSLPLDGVDLYALNLLPTTPLAKAAEKQRVELPDVIARRDFYRTGAAFLADSGWHQLSNSHWARTTRERNLYNLLIKQGADCLAMGCGAGGNLNGQAYMMERNLDRYYQTLEQGQKPIMMMTPANPIGPWHHQLQAGIEVGRIVLPQLTRRADELQPLLSQWHRAGLVRDDSTCLRLTDDGRFWANNLMQALQQIIPQLNAEKSTH; translated from the coding sequence ATGAATATCGATCTGACGCCATACTATGCTCAGCCAGGCGAACAACCCTTTGTTTCGCGCCGTATGGCTATGCCCTGGCGCAATCATGTGCCGCTTTCACCTGAACAGATTCCTGCCAGTTGGCAGGCATTGAAACAGCAAATTTTACCTGCTCGTAAGCGCTTGCTGTATTTGCATATTCCTTTCTGCGCGACACACTGTACGTTCTGCGGTTTCTATCAAAATAAATTGCGTGCCGACAGCACCGAAATCTATACCCGCTACCTGTTGCAGGAGCTGGCGATGGAAGCGGACAGCCCGCTGCATCAGTCGGCGCCGATTCATGCCGTCTATTTTGGCGGCGGCACGCCAACCGCGTTGGCGGCCAAAGAGTTGGCGCAGATAATTAGCGCCATTCGTACATCGTTGCCGCTGGCGCCTGACTGTGAGATTACGGTGGAGGGCAGGGCGCTGGATTTTGATGATGAGCGGATCGATGCCTGTCTGGACGCGGGAGCCAACCGTTTTTCCATTGGCATCCAGACGTTTGATAGCCGTATTCGCCAGCGCATGGCGCGCACCTCGAATAAACAGCAGTCAATCCGCTTTCTGGAGCGGCTCTGCCGGCACGATCGCGCGGCGGTAGTGTGCGACCTGATGTTCGGTCTACCGGGACAGACACCGGAACTCTGGCGGGAAGATCTGGCGATCGTCAGCAGTCTGCCGCTGGATGGCGTAGATCTTTATGCCCTGAATCTGCTTCCCACCACGCCGTTGGCAAAGGCGGCGGAAAAGCAGCGGGTCGAACTGCCGGATGTCATCGCCCGGCGCGATTTTTATCGTACCGGCGCGGCGTTTCTGGCTGACTCAGGCTGGCATCAACTCAGTAACAGTCATTGGGCCAGAACGACGCGGGAGCGTAATTTGTACAACCTGTTGATTAAGCAAGGTGCGGATTGTCTGGCGATGGGCTGCGGCGCGGGGGGCAACCTGAACGGTCAGGCTTATATGATGGAACGCAATCTGGACCGTTATTACCAGACGTTGGAGCAGGGACAGAAACCCATCATGATGATGACCCCCGCCAACCCAATTGGCCCGTGGCATCACCAGCTTCAGGCGGGAATTGAAGTGGGACGGATCGTATTGCCGCAGCTAACGCGCCGCGCCGATGAACTTCAGCCGTTGCTGAGCCAATGGCACCGCGCGGGATTGGTCCGCGACGACTCCACCTGCCTGCGCTTGACCGATGATGGCCGCTTCTGGGCGAATAATCTGATGCAGGCGCTACAACAAATTATTCCGCAACTGAATGCTGAAAAATCCACTCACTAG
- a CDS encoding DUF1456 family protein, with translation MMNNDVLRSVRYMLNLNNDHLLAILALVEMTVPAQQLASYVKKEDEPGYQPCPDIVMSYFLNGLILQKRGKSENQPALQVERKITNNIILKKLRVAFSLKTTDIQEILAAQNFRVSQPELTAMMRSPDHKNYRACGDQILRYFLKGLTARVRQVKSPHKVS, from the coding sequence ATGATGAACAACGATGTGCTGCGTAGCGTACGCTATATGCTGAACTTAAATAACGATCACCTGCTGGCGATCCTGGCGCTGGTGGAAATGACCGTGCCGGCCCAGCAACTGGCAAGCTATGTGAAAAAAGAAGATGAACCTGGCTACCAGCCGTGTCCCGACATTGTGATGAGCTATTTTCTCAACGGCCTGATTCTGCAAAAACGCGGCAAAAGCGAAAACCAGCCCGCGCTCCAGGTCGAGCGTAAAATCACCAATAACATCATCCTGAAAAAACTGCGCGTCGCGTTCTCGCTGAAAACCACGGATATTCAGGAAATACTGGCCGCCCAGAATTTCAGAGTCTCTCAGCCGGAACTGACGGCCATGATGCGCTCGCCGGATCATAAAAATTACCGCGCCTGTGGCGATCAAATCCTGCGCTACTTTCTGAAAGGGTTAACCGCACGGGTTCGTCAGGTCAAATCGCCGCACAAGGTAAGCTGA
- a CDS encoding CesT family type III secretion system chaperone, translating into MKVGNMFHRVMRALLQQYGIDASSAEATGHEVYIMTVEDDIDIHFIGSQAGYLNIVCAVSELDRDIDKQTLYTLLASNSFNRVHPVLVIGLDKDTHSVVLSTRQPLAELNSADSFKLVEAFIEEATSLRAWLADRSQKKLRKPDAKNLIPDNIHPLLNFNRKNSIIQE; encoded by the coding sequence ATGAAAGTCGGCAATATGTTCCACCGGGTCATGCGTGCGCTGTTGCAACAATACGGTATCGACGCGTCATCGGCTGAAGCAACAGGCCATGAGGTATATATCATGACTGTTGAAGACGATATTGATATCCATTTCATTGGCAGCCAGGCGGGATACCTCAATATCGTTTGCGCCGTCAGTGAGTTGGATCGGGACATTGATAAACAAACGCTTTATACCCTGCTGGCGTCCAATTCATTTAACCGCGTCCATCCGGTATTAGTCATTGGTCTGGATAAGGACACCCATAGCGTCGTGCTTTCCACGCGCCAACCTTTAGCTGAGTTGAATAGCGCGGATAGCTTCAAACTCGTTGAAGCCTTTATTGAAGAAGCCACATCGCTGCGTGCTTGGCTGGCTGACAGAAGTCAGAAAAAGCTCAGAAAGCCGGATGCCAAAAACCTTATCCCAGACAATATCCATCCCCTACTCAATTTCAATCGCAAAAATTCGATCATACAGGAGTAA
- a CDS encoding NADH:flavin oxidoreductase/NADH oxidase, translating into MSALFQPFKLKDVALRNRIAVPPMCMYSANEGLINDWHQTHYTSLARGGAGLVIVEATAVAPEGRITPRCAGIWNDELAQAFVPVVSAIKAAGSVPGIQIAHAGRKASANIPWEGDDHIAAGDAHGWPTISPSAIPFGGNLSKTPREMTLEDITRVRQDFVAAARRAREAGFEWLELHFAHGYLGQSFFSVHANQRSDQYGGSFDNRCRFLLETLAAVREVWPEHLPLTARFGVIEFDGRDEETLRESIELTRRFKQNGLDMLSVSIGFSTPDANIPWAPAFLGPIAQQVRREAAIPVSSAWGFGTPELAEQAVKSGQLDLVMVGKSHLANPHWSYYAARELGIERASWTLPAPYAHWLERY; encoded by the coding sequence ATGTCAGCACTATTTCAACCCTTCAAACTGAAAGACGTTGCGCTGCGTAACCGTATCGCGGTTCCTCCGATGTGCATGTATTCCGCTAATGAAGGCCTGATCAACGACTGGCATCAGACGCATTACACCTCTCTGGCGCGAGGCGGCGCCGGACTGGTGATTGTTGAAGCCACTGCCGTCGCGCCTGAAGGCCGTATCACGCCACGCTGTGCCGGTATCTGGAATGATGAACTGGCACAGGCATTTGTGCCCGTGGTCAGCGCCATCAAAGCCGCCGGTTCAGTGCCGGGTATTCAGATTGCTCACGCAGGTCGTAAAGCCAGCGCCAACATTCCGTGGGAAGGCGATGATCATATCGCCGCCGGGGATGCACACGGCTGGCCGACGATCTCTCCTTCCGCAATCCCTTTCGGCGGCAATCTGTCCAAAACGCCACGGGAAATGACGCTGGAAGATATTACGCGGGTGCGTCAGGACTTTGTGGCGGCGGCGCGGCGGGCGCGTGAGGCCGGGTTTGAATGGCTTGAACTGCATTTTGCCCACGGCTATCTGGGTCAGAGCTTCTTCTCGGTACATGCCAACCAGCGCAGCGATCAATATGGCGGCAGCTTCGATAACCGCTGCCGTTTTCTGCTGGAAACGCTGGCTGCGGTACGTGAAGTCTGGCCGGAACATTTACCGCTGACCGCGCGCTTTGGCGTGATTGAGTTCGATGGGCGTGATGAGGAAACCTTGCGGGAGTCCATTGAGCTGACGCGCCGTTTCAAACAGAACGGGCTTGATATGCTCAGCGTCAGCATTGGTTTTTCTACGCCGGACGCCAACATCCCCTGGGCTCCCGCTTTTCTGGGGCCGATTGCCCAGCAGGTTCGCCGGGAGGCGGCGATTCCGGTGTCCTCAGCCTGGGGATTCGGCACCCCTGAACTCGCTGAACAGGCGGTAAAATCCGGTCAGTTGGATCTGGTGATGGTGGGGAAATCACATCTGGCCAATCCGCACTGGAGCTATTATGCCGCCCGCGAACTGGGGATCGAACGCGCCTCATGGACGCTGCCGGCGCCTTACGCGCATTGGCTTGAAAGGTATTAA
- a CDS encoding multidrug effflux MFS transporter, translated as MTSPSHLGYALVLGLLAALGPLCTDLYLPALPELAHELSTSTSASQLSLTAGLLGLGAGQLVFGPLSDKLGRRRPLLCSLLLFLAASVWCALAPNINQLIAARFFQGMAGAGGAVLSRAIARDLYSGHELTRFFALLMLINGLAPILAPVLGGTLLTIMDWRGIFITLAAIAILLLTLSALRLHETLPPQRRAVGGVGALLSSLGSLLSERQFMGLCLVQGFAGAGMFAYIGASPFVLQNIYQLSPQMFSLCFAINGVGLIISAQISARLSQQWGEIRVLKLGLAIAAISSLLLLLAGYLQAPLVWLLAPLFFSIIIIGIVGPTASSLAMQLQGNKAGSASALLGVSMFTLGAISVPLTGLNGTSTLSMTLAIVICYALSIGSFVLLTRHRDG; from the coding sequence ATGACTTCACCCTCCCATCTGGGCTACGCACTCGTTTTAGGGCTTTTGGCCGCCCTCGGCCCGCTTTGTACCGACCTTTATCTTCCCGCCTTGCCGGAACTGGCTCACGAACTATCGACGTCTACCTCCGCATCTCAACTCAGCCTGACGGCCGGTCTGCTGGGGCTTGGGGCCGGGCAATTGGTCTTTGGGCCGTTGAGCGACAAGCTGGGCCGCAGGCGTCCGCTGCTCTGTTCGCTGCTGCTGTTTCTGGCCGCCTCCGTCTGGTGCGCGCTGGCGCCAAACATTAATCAACTGATTGCGGCGCGTTTTTTTCAAGGTATGGCGGGTGCGGGCGGCGCGGTATTATCCAGAGCTATCGCCCGCGATCTCTACTCAGGTCATGAATTAACCCGCTTTTTCGCTCTGCTGATGCTGATCAATGGCCTTGCGCCGATCCTTGCGCCCGTTCTCGGCGGCACACTACTTACTATCATGGACTGGCGGGGTATTTTTATTACGCTGGCTGCCATTGCCATCTTATTACTCACGCTTTCCGCCTTGCGTTTGCACGAAACCCTTCCCCCGCAGCGACGGGCCGTGGGCGGGGTGGGCGCATTACTCTCTTCCCTGGGCAGTCTGCTGTCCGAACGTCAGTTTATGGGGCTCTGTCTGGTACAGGGGTTCGCCGGTGCCGGCATGTTTGCCTATATCGGCGCATCCCCTTTTGTCCTACAGAATATTTATCAGCTCAGCCCGCAAATGTTCAGCCTGTGCTTCGCCATTAACGGCGTGGGATTGATCATATCCGCCCAGATTTCGGCGCGTCTGAGCCAGCAATGGGGAGAAATCCGGGTGCTTAAGCTGGGTTTGGCGATTGCGGCGATATCCTCCCTGCTGTTACTGCTGGCGGGTTATCTGCAAGCGCCGCTGGTCTGGCTGCTGGCGCCGTTGTTCTTCTCGATTATCATTATCGGGATTGTCGGCCCCACCGCATCGTCGCTGGCCATGCAGCTCCAGGGAAATAAGGCGGGCAGCGCCTCCGCATTGCTTGGCGTCAGTATGTTTACGCTGGGAGCGATAAGCGTGCCGCTGACCGGATTGAATGGAACGTCAACGCTGTCCATGACGCTGGCGATTGTGATCTGTTACGCGCTGTCAATCGGCTCGTTCGTGCTATTGACGCGCCATCGTGACGGATAA
- a CDS encoding ArsR/SmtB family transcription factor: MRPFKHPTTDEFILERVLYALSDPVRMEIVRHLALLGEATCGELDGGRPKSSVSHHFRVLRDAGLIHTTNVGTTHMNQLRHVEMEARFPGLLAAILSQKA, encoded by the coding sequence ATGAGACCTTTTAAGCACCCGACGACCGACGAGTTCATCCTTGAACGCGTACTTTACGCCTTGAGCGATCCCGTGCGCATGGAGATCGTCCGGCATCTGGCGCTGCTCGGCGAAGCCACCTGTGGCGAGCTGGATGGCGGCCGCCCCAAATCCAGCGTTTCTCACCACTTTCGGGTACTGCGTGACGCGGGCCTGATTCACACCACCAATGTCGGCACGACCCATATGAACCAATTACGCCACGTTGAAATGGAAGCGCGCTTTCCGGGATTGCTGGCGGCGATCCTGTCGCAAAAAGCGTGA
- the iolG1 gene encoding inositol 2-dehydrogenase IolG1, with protein MTLKAGIVGIGKIGSDHLRRLAYTISGVDVAAVSDVVPGRAKVALDAFNINAKDYNDYRDLINDKDVEVVVITASNESHADIAVAALNANKYVFCEKPLAVTARDCQRVIEAERMAGKRMLQVGFMRRYDAGYVQLKNIIDSQAIGLPLMVHGRHYNASTVPEYKTPQAIYETLIHEIDVMHWLLDDDYKSVKVYFPRQSSLVTSDNGKLRDPQVVVMETTKGITIVVEVFVNSQYGYDIHCDVTCEKGMAELPTVASVAVRSAAKYSTDILVDWKERFIEAYDIQFQDFFDRLNAQQPPAGPTAWDGYLAAVTADACVKSQETGHTERIELPEKIAFYK; from the coding sequence ATGACTTTAAAAGCAGGTATTGTCGGTATTGGCAAAATCGGCAGCGATCATTTAAGAAGACTGGCTTACACCATTTCCGGCGTTGATGTGGCGGCGGTGAGCGATGTTGTGCCGGGACGCGCGAAGGTCGCGCTGGATGCATTCAACATTAACGCCAAAGATTATAACGATTACCGGGATCTTATTAACGATAAAGACGTTGAGGTGGTGGTGATTACCGCCTCCAATGAATCTCATGCCGATATCGCGGTGGCGGCGTTGAATGCCAATAAATATGTGTTCTGTGAAAAACCGCTGGCCGTCACAGCGCGGGATTGCCAGCGCGTGATAGAAGCGGAACGCATGGCGGGCAAACGGATGCTGCAAGTCGGCTTTATGCGCCGCTACGACGCCGGTTATGTACAACTGAAGAATATTATCGACAGTCAGGCGATCGGTCTGCCGCTCATGGTGCATGGCCGTCACTACAACGCCAGCACCGTACCGGAATATAAAACGCCGCAGGCGATTTATGAAACGCTTATCCATGAAATCGATGTCATGCACTGGCTGCTGGATGACGATTATAAAAGCGTCAAGGTCTACTTCCCGCGCCAATCCAGTCTGGTGACCAGCGACAATGGCAAGCTGCGTGATCCGCAAGTCGTGGTGATGGAAACCACGAAAGGGATCACCATCGTGGTTGAAGTCTTTGTCAACTCACAATATGGCTACGATATTCATTGCGACGTCACCTGTGAAAAAGGAATGGCGGAATTGCCGACCGTCGCCAGCGTCGCCGTGCGCAGTGCGGCCAAGTACAGCACCGACATTCTGGTTGATTGGAAAGAACGCTTTATCGAAGCGTATGACATTCAATTCCAGGACTTCTTTGATCGTCTTAACGCCCAGCAACCCCCAGCCGGTCCGACTGCTTGGGATGGTTATCTCGCCGCTGTCACGGCCGATGCCTGTGTGAAATCACAGGAGACGGGCCATACGGAACGGATTGAATTACCGGAAAAAATCGCTTTCTATAAATGA
- the hutX gene encoding heme utilization cystosolic carrier protein HutX — translation MTLQDLLAANPDGTLEEIASQYETSLLDVVKALPAAQRTLVAGDRFDHVWEAIAGWGEVTLISHTVDAILEFKSALPTGTHRHGYFNLRGKNGLSGHIRAVNCRHIAFITRKFMGVDTASVVFFNTEGAAMFKIFLGRDSHRQLLTSQLDAFHALASE, via the coding sequence ATGACATTGCAGGATTTACTCGCCGCCAACCCGGATGGCACGCTGGAAGAGATTGCCAGCCAGTATGAGACCTCGCTGCTCGACGTGGTTAAGGCGCTGCCGGCGGCGCAGCGCACGCTTGTCGCGGGCGATCGGTTTGACCACGTGTGGGAAGCCATTGCCGGGTGGGGCGAAGTCACGTTAATCAGCCATACGGTCGATGCGATTCTGGAATTCAAAAGCGCGTTGCCAACGGGAACGCACCGCCACGGCTATTTCAACCTGCGCGGTAAAAATGGACTCAGCGGACATATTCGCGCCGTTAACTGCCGGCACATTGCCTTCATAACGCGTAAGTTCATGGGGGTGGACACCGCTTCTGTGGTGTTTTTTAATACCGAAGGCGCGGCGATGTTTAAAATCTTTCTCGGCCGGGATAGTCATCGCCAGCTGTTAACCTCGCAGCTTGATGCCTTCCATGCGTTGGCGAGTGAATAA
- the iolE gene encoding myo-inosose-2 dehydratase, with translation MYSVRNDIQWAIAPIGWRNDDLPEIGKENTYKQILSDAKIAGFSGTEVGGCYPNDPAELNKELALREMRIAAQWFSSYIIRDGVETAKQEFEKHCAYLEAVGAAVAVVSEQTYSIQGTDKCVYTDKPDFSDNEWAQLCQGLNELGNVARSHGMKLAYHHHMGTGVQTQEEVDRLMKETDPRSVHLLFDTGHIYVSDGVVMPLLQKHIDRIAHVHFKDVRNENLRLCIESHKSFLNSFLNGMFTVPGDGDIDFKDVLSFLISQQYRGWIVVEAEQDPKIYNPLEYAIKGRQHISALLQAYI, from the coding sequence ATGTATAGCGTAAGAAATGATATTCAATGGGCGATTGCGCCAATTGGCTGGCGTAATGATGATCTCCCTGAGATTGGCAAGGAAAATACGTATAAGCAGATTTTGAGTGATGCGAAAATTGCGGGTTTTTCAGGTACGGAAGTCGGGGGATGTTATCCGAATGATCCGGCGGAGCTGAATAAAGAACTGGCTTTGCGCGAAATGCGGATCGCCGCGCAATGGTTCTCTTCTTATATCATTCGCGACGGAGTCGAGACGGCCAAACAAGAATTTGAAAAACATTGCGCCTACCTGGAAGCGGTCGGTGCCGCGGTAGCGGTTGTTTCTGAGCAAACCTACAGTATCCAGGGCACGGATAAATGTGTCTATACCGACAAACCGGATTTTTCGGACAATGAATGGGCGCAGCTCTGCCAGGGACTGAATGAACTGGGTAATGTGGCGCGGAGTCATGGAATGAAGCTGGCGTATCACCACCATATGGGAACGGGCGTGCAGACTCAGGAAGAGGTGGATCGCCTGATGAAGGAAACCGATCCGCGCAGTGTCCATCTGTTATTTGATACCGGCCATATCTATGTATCCGATGGCGTAGTTATGCCCCTGCTACAGAAACATATTGATCGTATCGCGCATGTACATTTCAAAGATGTGCGTAATGAAAATCTGCGACTTTGCATTGAAAGCCATAAATCTTTTCTGAATTCTTTCCTGAACGGCATGTTTACTGTCCCTGGCGATGGGGACATCGATTTTAAAGACGTGTTGAGTTTCCTGATAAGTCAGCAATATCGCGGTTGGATAGTTGTAGAGGCGGAACAGGATCCGAAAATTTACAACCCGCTGGAATATGCCATTAAAGGGCGTCAGCACATTAGCGCGTTATTGCAAGCATATATTTAA
- a CDS encoding pyridoxal-phosphate dependent enzyme: protein MESHTSVLDFIGHTPLLELTHFDTGPCRLFVKLENQNPGGSIKDRVALSMIEHAERQGWLQPGGTIIEATAGNTGLGLALVAALKGYRLVLVVPDKMSREKIFHLRALGAEVRLTRSDVAKGHPDYYQDYARRLASETPGAYYIDQFNNPANLAAHYHTTAPELWRQMDRQIDAITVGVGSGGTLGGLSRYFAEVSPQTAFILADPAGSILSDHVQRGSYGEAGSWLVEGIGEDFVPELADFSRIQHAYAIGDAESFHTARELLRKEGVLAGSSSGTLLAAALRYCREQTEPKRVATLICDSGNKYLSKMFNDYWMIEQGLIKRPPHGDLRDLIAYRHDEGATVSVAPDDTLSIVHARMRLYDISQLPVLEDQRVVGVIDEWDLLNSLKNNRQHFSLTAREAMSRQVETLPKEASHEALLAIFDRGYVAVILDGERFLGLITRTDILNHWRQTLR from the coding sequence ATGGAATCCCATACCTCCGTTCTCGACTTCATAGGCCATACACCGCTGTTGGAACTTACCCATTTTGATACCGGACCGTGCCGCCTGTTCGTAAAACTGGAAAACCAGAATCCCGGCGGTTCGATTAAAGATCGGGTGGCCTTGTCCATGATTGAACATGCTGAACGTCAGGGCTGGCTGCAACCCGGCGGAACCATCATTGAAGCAACCGCCGGCAATACTGGTCTGGGGCTGGCGCTGGTGGCCGCGCTGAAAGGCTACCGGCTGGTGTTGGTGGTGCCGGATAAGATGAGCCGGGAGAAAATATTTCACCTGCGGGCGCTGGGCGCGGAAGTACGGCTGACTCGTTCCGATGTCGCCAAAGGACACCCGGACTATTATCAGGATTATGCCCGCCGTCTGGCTAGCGAAACGCCAGGCGCCTATTACATCGACCAGTTCAATAACCCGGCTAATCTGGCGGCGCATTACCACACCACGGCCCCGGAACTGTGGCGGCAAATGGATCGTCAAATCGACGCGATTACGGTTGGCGTCGGTTCCGGCGGCACGCTGGGCGGTCTCAGCCGCTACTTTGCCGAAGTCTCACCGCAGACCGCGTTTATACTGGCAGATCCGGCCGGTTCGATCCTCTCCGACCACGTGCAGCGCGGCAGCTATGGCGAAGCCGGAAGCTGGCTGGTGGAAGGCATCGGGGAGGATTTCGTTCCCGAACTGGCCGATTTCAGTCGGATTCAACACGCTTACGCCATCGGAGACGCCGAATCTTTCCATACCGCCCGCGAACTGCTGCGTAAAGAGGGCGTGTTGGCCGGTTCCTCCAGCGGCACGCTGCTGGCGGCCGCGCTGCGCTATTGCCGCGAACAGACGGAACCGAAGCGAGTGGCGACGTTGATCTGCGATAGCGGCAATAAATACCTGTCAAAGATGTTCAACGATTACTGGATGATTGAGCAGGGGCTGATTAAACGCCCCCCGCACGGCGATCTGCGTGATTTGATTGCCTACCGTCACGACGAGGGCGCCACGGTTTCCGTCGCGCCCGATGATACGCTCAGTATCGTTCATGCCCGTATGCGCTTATACGACATCTCCCAGTTGCCGGTGCTGGAGGATCAGCGCGTGGTCGGCGTGATTGACGAATGGGACCTGCTTAATAGCCTGAAGAACAATCGGCAACATTTCTCGCTCACCGCCCGTGAGGCCATGTCCCGGCAGGTCGAAACCCTGCCTAAAGAGGCGTCGCACGAGGCGTTACTCGCTATTTTCGATCGCGGTTATGTGGCGGTTATTCTCGATGGCGAGCGTTTTCTCGGTCTGATTACCCGAACCGATATCCTGAATCATTGGCGGCAAACGCTACGTTAA
- a CDS encoding trans-sulfuration enzyme family protein, producing MPQFDTQTVHAGYTPDSTGAVMPAIYATSTFAQPAPGEPTGYEYSRSGNPTRAALEAAIAELEGGLQGFAFASGLAASATILELLDQGSHIVAVDDLYGGTWRLLENVRKRTAGLQVTYANPADLHAVEQAITPKTRLIWVETPTNPLLKLADLAAIADLARKHRLISVADNTFASPALQRPLDLGFDIVIHSATKYLNGHSDVIAGLAVIGRDRELAAQLAYLQNAVGGILDPFSSFLTLRGIRTLALRSARHSESAGEIAQWLEQQPQVEQVYYPGLPSHPQYRLAQKQMSGFGGMISVRLKGDEYFAREVIKRTRLFTLAESLGGVESLISQPFAMTHASVPLEKRLQKGITPQLLRLSVGIENVQDLIEDLGQALNA from the coding sequence ATGCCGCAATTTGATACCCAGACGGTTCACGCCGGTTACACCCCGGACAGCACCGGCGCGGTAATGCCCGCCATTTACGCAACCTCCACGTTTGCTCAGCCAGCGCCGGGCGAACCTACCGGCTATGAGTATTCGCGTAGCGGCAACCCTACTCGTGCTGCTCTTGAAGCGGCTATCGCCGAACTGGAAGGCGGCCTGCAAGGTTTTGCCTTCGCCTCCGGGCTGGCGGCCAGCGCCACCATCCTCGAACTGCTCGATCAGGGCAGTCATATCGTGGCGGTGGACGACCTCTATGGCGGCACCTGGCGTCTGCTGGAAAACGTGCGCAAACGTACTGCCGGACTACAGGTTACCTATGCCAACCCCGCTGACCTCCACGCTGTGGAGCAGGCCATTACCCCGAAAACCCGTCTGATCTGGGTGGAAACGCCAACCAATCCGCTGCTGAAACTGGCGGATTTGGCGGCTATCGCAGACCTCGCCAGAAAGCACCGGTTGATCAGCGTCGCGGATAACACCTTTGCCTCCCCTGCTCTCCAGCGGCCGTTGGATCTGGGGTTCGATATCGTTATCCATTCCGCGACCAAATATCTTAATGGACATTCGGACGTGATTGCGGGTCTGGCGGTCATCGGTCGCGACCGGGAACTGGCGGCGCAACTCGCCTATCTGCAAAATGCCGTTGGGGGAATTCTCGATCCGTTCAGCAGTTTCCTGACCCTGCGCGGCATTCGGACACTGGCATTGCGGAGTGCGCGACACAGCGAAAGCGCTGGAGAGATTGCGCAATGGCTCGAACAACAGCCACAGGTGGAACAGGTTTATTACCCCGGCCTGCCGTCGCATCCACAATACAGGCTGGCGCAAAAACAAATGAGCGGCTTTGGCGGCATGATTTCCGTCCGGCTTAAAGGGGATGAATATTTTGCCCGCGAGGTCATTAAACGAACGCGCCTGTTTACGCTGGCAGAAAGTCTGGGCGGGGTTGAAAGCCTGATTAGTCAGCCGTTTGCCATGACACACGCCTCAGTTCCGCTGGAAAAACGGTTACAAAAAGGCATCACGCCGCAGCTATTACGTTTATCCGTCGGCATCGAGAACGTGCAGGATCTGATCGAGGATTTAGGTCAGGCGCTGAATGCCTGA